cttgttggcaatattacattataaggatattgagaaggttgttgatgattatggacataactgattaaagatgttttactatcttgatattattattttttcattgatgtcaagaaattgattttctaattcagtatgatgttgccatatcttgagaaatatgatatgaagattataaaggagtcggtaaagacataggaaataatatgatgaataaggggataagttattcaatgggcaactctaccgagtcagacaatgatgagatcttgatgttttagattgttttaacatcatacatatgttgtaaaatgtaaaggttaatactatactatgttatcaagcaaagaacctagtcggtaaaccctaaggaacctagtcgataaaccctaaggttatcgcagtcggttaatgaagatagaatgtctaccgagtgaagtttagtattcaccgagttgtaaccgagctataacaaaatgcattaaatgtttacatgtgatatttaatgaaagaagctgatgagctggagcggatcaatgattggcaagccgtggaagaagtttgttaaacgaatctaaggcaatggaaagtcggcaagaagatctatagctcagattgaactgcattaccctaacacaagttccaaggtgaatgtgcaatttccaaggcggggtaaaatgttttcagatcgaaagatacaatgaacctggacaagattgaagatctgatggctatgattgatcatgggaaatgtgatcaaggagattaagcggttagaagagtgtttataaataggaaactgttgataaacaatgtatgtgggcaagtgtatgcacatggatgctacatagtgattaccgagcacagaagcttgaagacctgttagaataacagagtattgatgcccaacagatagacaagattagttctatgtctagattgtactgaacaaataggaatctgctttagcattttagatgtgaagttgcagatagattgtattactgttattttgtgaaagtgacaggaaatctcttaaccgagtggatttaacagtcttatatgtaaatcctctaacaaggtgacattttgattgagtgtttgaaatcctttgacaaggtcacttctaacaaagtgaagatcctaacagatctgagggaaatcccttaaccaggtcacatctagcaatgtgtttgtaatctttaacaagatttgcttttaaccgagcatactctagaagagtatatttcttagtgggtccaaaatcccacagtggtttttccctatttgggtttccacgttaaatctggtgttatgaggtttatattgttcatatgcttttgagtttgcatgtttgacaatttttggttatatgactgatatatatgttatcgaggttgaatctgatgtttttgtggatgattaagtttgtatgattcacccccacccctctcatcttgttggctattggatctgtacttatattaagtatcagaactatcaaagctAACTACATTATGCTTTTGTCAACTTTATGGTCACTTGTAAAGGAAATGGTTCATTATACTATGAAGGTCTTTACATATGGTATCAAAGTTTTGGGTTCCACGCCAGGGCCTCGAGTTCACTACATTAAGTTGTGACACTTGATCACATGGACCTTCAGACAGATTGCTTAGTGCATGTGTGTCTAAATACTTAGAGATGGAATCAGAAGTTGAATCAATGTGGATCAACTTCAGTATTGAGGGAGAGAGCCTCCTACATGTTGCTATATCTGTTATTTATGTGATGCTCCAAATAAAAATTATAGAATAAAACATTAGTAAATATGATTTCAATATACTTATTATTTGTGTGATATCCAAACTTAAAATCTAAGGTTTGTATAGTTGTATTTATGCATTTTCTCATAAAATACAATTAATTTGTTTATAAAGATTTCATCAAATGAAATAAAGATTTTAGGTAGATTGTCAAAATTGTAAAATACAGTGTGTGACATATATGCTCAATACTTGACAAACATCATAAAAAGATAAACATTATGAAAAAACTGTTTGACAAGCAAAGGTCAATCATTTGATTTAACTTTAAGATTGAcattcaaatagaaaataatgttaatttatttCAGAAAatcttgttccttgatcttgaatGAAACTCCACAATTAAAACATATTTGAATTGAAATAATAATAAGATACATGTTCTCTTCTGGAACATTCCTCTTACTTCACTCTTACTAACCTCCCCTAAATGGAATAAATACAAAAACAAAATTTCCATATTTAAAACATATCAAACTCAGAAacctaataaaacatcataatttaAAACATTCCATGAGAGCACCTCTTACTTGTGAATCTTGTTTCTTTTTTATTCAAAGCTGTGAATattgtaaacaacaaaaaaataaaattgaacttAACCCTCAGAATGATCCGTTAATGACAAGGCAAGCGACAAACGAGATGGATTATAAACTAttgaaaaggatttcaattacacttCAGCATGAGCGACagacaaaaatacataaaaataaattgCTCTGGTTTTTGACGGATAAATACTCTGTTTTGGCTTACAATCTGCTCACCCGGTATTACATCAACAGTGGTGCTCACAATACCAGTTGACTGTGACGCACAGGTCTTCAACATGTATATAAGACGTGCTGACACAGCAGGAAAAACATGCATTCAAAACATTCTATCCTTGTTCTCTGGAATTGCAAATTGAATGGATGCGCACAAGTGGTTAGGGTTTGTTACTGCGATTTGGGTGCAGGCAATTGCTGGCAACAACTATACTTTTGCTAATTACTCTGTGGCTCTCAAAGCCATTTTGGGCTTAAATCAGCTGCAGCTCAATAATCTCAGCGTTGCCAAAGATGTGGGGAAAGCTTTCGGTTTGGTTGCAGGATTTGCTTCAGATTATTTGCCGACCTGGTTGATTTTGCTTATTGGATCTCTTGAAGGGTTTGTGGGTTACGGCGCTCAATGGCTGGTGGTCAGCCACAGGATTCGACCACTGCCCTATTGGCAGGTAAAATTCTATGCGTTTTGCTCTGTTTTGCTTATTTGGTTGTGTTTGTTTGGAATGGAATTTGTgttctgagtttctgtttgattGAAATGGCGGCGCAGATGTGTGTGTTTCTTTGCATGGGAGGGAACAGCTCGACGTGGATGAACACAGCCGTGCTGGTGACTTGCATGCGCAACTTCTCGAAGAACAGAGGCCCTGTGGTGGGGATTCTTAAGGGCTATGTTGGCCTCACTCCCGCCATTTTTACTGATATTTGCGCTGCCCTCTTCGCCAGCGATCCTTCTTCGTTTTTACTAATGCTTACGCTCGTTCCAGGCATCGTATGCGTGGCATCCATGCTGTTTCTGCATCCAATTCCCTCTGAGCCCGATGAAAGGGAACAAAAGAGAGAAACTCAAAATTTCTCCCTTTTAAATGTCGTAGCAATTGTGTTGGCCATTTATCTGCTGGCCTTCGACATGAGCGGCCAGCACGGGCCTGCACTATCTCGTGTCTTTACGGGCTTCTTGCTACTTCTCCTCGCAGCGCCTCTCATTGTTCCTGCCAAGATTTTGATTCAAGATCATTACTCCGCCGGCGCGAGTTCAACTCCCGGGAAATCGAACTCGACGGACATTGAAAAGCAAGTTATAGAGCCCCTTTTGAAGAACATCAAGGAAGCAGAACCTTCCGAACCTTCCAAAGCCCTTGAAAATCAAGCGCCGGAAAGCAACAGCAATGCGGAACTGGTTGCACGCAAGCCACGGATTGGTGAAGACCACACTATACTGGAGGCAATGCAGAAATTCGACTTCTGGTTGCTCTTTTTTACGTTTCTGTGCGGTGTGGGCACAGGAATGGCCTTAATTAACAATTTGGGGCAAATTGGTCTGGCCATGGGCTATGCGGATGTTTCTGTGTTTGTGTCGCTCATCAGCATTTCGGGATTCTTTGGAAGGATTGCCTCGGGTTCCATCTCCGAACATTTCATAAGGTCAACTCGATTTTCCCAAATCAAAATTTTTAGGTTCAAAATTCTGTTCTAATGGGATTGCTAATACCCTGTTTTACATTTCAGGAAGGCGGGAGTTCCAAGGCCTGCGTGGATGGCGGCGTCACAGGTGGTGATGATAGTGGGATACATAACAATGGCGGTGGGCATGCAGGGATCTTTGTACATTGGCTCTGTGGTGGTGGGCATCTGCTATGGCGTTCGTCTCTCTGTTTCAGTTCCCACGGCATCTGAGCTTTTTGGATTGAAGTACTATGGGTTGATGTATAACATCCTAATCCTGAATCTGCCCATTGGCTCCTTCCTCTTTTCTGGTCTTTTGGCTGGAATTTTATACGACATTGAAGCCGCCAAACCTGAGAAATTCAGCGCCAGGCGATGGATGTATGGGCTGTGGAGTCCACAATATTTGATGAATGGGAAGACTTGTGTGGGGGCTCACTGTTACAGGTTGGTGTTCTTGGTCATGGCTGGCGTCTGTCTCTTGGGATTCGGCCTCGATGTTCTCCTGACAATTCGAATGAGAAATTTGTATGAAAAGGTATACAAATCCCGTAAGGCCACGGAGTCAGCTCAGATCCAGACCAAAAACCAGGGAGGACCGCTTTTATGTTAAAAGTGACAATTcactgattttgatttttagatttaaAAGCCCAGTCAAATGCAAGcggcttctttttttctttttaaattgttGAGAATCGAGAATTTTTTCCATCCTTCTTAATAGCAGGATAAGaactgtttatttatttatttttaaatttataaagtATTTCCTAATTTGTGAAGACCAGTTTGAAAATGTGAAAATTTGTTGCCAGTTTATAAATTCTTAATTTGAAGCAGTGAAAAGGTAACATATGATTTTCGCCATGTGATTTCTGCTGTCTTTTGTTATTCTCTAATAAGTATTTTTAGAGGACAAAATAtatgataaatttatttaaataaaaatattttataatgtaattatatatatatatatagagtttgTGTAAAATTGTAAATTACATAACAAAAATTAAATCTAATTAATCTTTTTTTATAAAAGTCttttatttaaatttacatttaataatataaatgaataaatataagcataaattaaattttaaacatGAAAAATATTCATAACAAATAAacaattataatttaaaatagTTAAATGGGAAAGATaatcttacaattttttttttcaaattgtcaaaagaaAAAGATTTGAACAATATCTATGACAAGATATTACCACAAGTTTTATGTAAGCTTCCTATGAATAACAAGACAAGTTTCACTCCCTACTAATATAATTGAACACAAACATTTTAAACACATATTGTACATTTTGTTTAGGAAATACAATCCAAACTATGTGAGAAGGATATTTAATTCACATTGTTCACCTCAAGCAAAGTCTTACCTTGGATATCTTGGTAAAAACAATATGATTGAAAGAATAAAGTGTGTAAAAAAATTCTCTCATTGATGTGTGTCGTAATACACCAAATAGGTGGaatcaattttttttcttaaaatgaaTCACTCACACAAGACTTTGGATTCACGGTATAGGATTTTCTCGAGtcaccaaaataaaataaacaatagttCTAAAAGAGAATACTAATTACCTAGAACATGAGCATGAAATTCTCACGAAGAAATTCCATTATGTCTTTTGGACCCATGTTAAATTTGTCATTGTAATTGAAATCTCTGTCTTCCATAACATATTATTCCCCCAAGTCACCCTCTTCATCAGATGACAACATAAAGGTGTGTCCTACTTTTAGCCTATGAGGGATGcataaataatttgtaatattttgtatGGACATTCTATTTCTCTCTTTTTAATTATCTTATGTTTTGATTAATTGTATTTGTCAATAAAGTATGTGTTACACTTTATAGTATTATTAATGAGTATATTTATTGTAACACATTAATTTAGTAAACAAAGATTACTAAAATTAACTTCGAGGACACATATTTTTTCACAATTTCTTATTATGTATTTCATTTACTATGAATTTATAAATGAGAACAACTATTGTTTGACACATTTTTCCATATGCAATAACACTTTTCTCATATACTCAAAATAACTTTTTTtgttaattaaaagaacattaatATAAAGGGACTCTAATTTTCACATTTTTTCTTTGCTTTCTATTTTTCAAGTGTATTCAATAGAGGTTAACTATTTTTGTAACAAACCATTTTTTATtggaataaatatatttaaaatctatGTTTTTGAAATATTATTTTGATAGATACAATCTTACAAGTTGTCATGGAATGGTGCTCTCATTTGAGCTTAAAAAAGGTGATCTAAATCACTAGTTATTGTCTAATAAAATCCTTTCATATTGTTTGGAAGGAAAGGGTAGCATACAAAATGCTTAAGGAACATATATACATTCCAAGAATGTCAGTACAATGAACTTAATCTATCTTTTCTTGTGTCCTAAGATTGGGTTGAATGCTAACTTgcataaattgttaaatcaacATGTGTCAGGTAGAAGTGAGATAGGGGTTTATGCTTCCACACCATGGTAATAGGTACTTGTAATAAAAAagggtgtatatatatatttgattatccTTCATTTTCCAAACTACATAGTATCTCTTATTGTTGATATCTCTTAATATTTATAATCAATCaattagataagataaatgatcAATCTGATCCAATCTATTGTTCAACTTAACAACAAATAATCCtctttatatttatttgtaatgtATTCTTATCCTACTTAGATATGCTACAACCTCTATAATCTTAAAGCCTTTGTAGAAAAATTCATGTTTAGTATCCTTGAATTAAAAAGATATTGTGATCCTCACACATCCTAGAGGGCTCACTTGTCACATAC
The nucleotide sequence above comes from Cryptomeria japonica chromosome 11, Sugi_1.0, whole genome shotgun sequence. Encoded proteins:
- the LOC131034638 gene encoding protein NUCLEAR FUSION DEFECTIVE 4; this translates as MDAHKWLGFVTAIWVQAIAGNNYTFANYSVALKAILGLNQLQLNNLSVAKDVGKAFGLVAGFASDYLPTWLILLIGSLEGFVGYGAQWLVVSHRIRPLPYWQMCVFLCMGGNSSTWMNTAVLVTCMRNFSKNRGPVVGILKGYVGLTPAIFTDICAALFASDPSSFLLMLTLVPGIVCVASMLFLHPIPSEPDEREQKRETQNFSLLNVVAIVLAIYLLAFDMSGQHGPALSRVFTGFLLLLLAAPLIVPAKILIQDHYSAGASSTPGKSNSTDIEKQVIEPLLKNIKEAEPSEPSKALENQAPESNSNAELVARKPRIGEDHTILEAMQKFDFWLLFFTFLCGVGTGMALINNLGQIGLAMGYADVSVFVSLISISGFFGRIASGSISEHFIRKAGVPRPAWMAASQVVMIVGYITMAVGMQGSLYIGSVVVGICYGVRLSVSVPTASELFGLKYYGLMYNILILNLPIGSFLFSGLLAGILYDIEAAKPEKFSARRWMYGLWSPQYLMNGKTCVGAHCYRLVFLVMAGVCLLGFGLDVLLTIRMRNLYEKVYKSRKATESAQIQTKNQGGPLLC